The sequence GAGCCGCGATCGTAATCGGTGTGTTTGCGTACTCGGCAAAGGGTTTCAACGCCACACAGACGATGATGAAAATGAGCGTAAAACCGGCCAGAAGAATCGTGAGTGCGATTTCATTCGGCGTTTTTTGCCGACTGGCTCCTTCTACCAGTGCAATCATTTTGTCAAGAAACGACTCGCCGGGCTGTGTAGTCACCTGCACTTTGATGCGGTCAGACAGCACTTTCGTTCCGCCTGTTACCGATGATTTATCACCACCGGCTTCGCGAATGACCGGCGCCGATTCGCCCGTAATGGCCGATTCGTCGATGGTGGCCAATCCTTCAATGATTTCCCCGTCGGATGGAATAATGTCGCCCGGTTCGCATATGAAAATGTCGCCTTTAACGAGTTGTGCAGATGAAATAATCTGCACTTCGTCGGTGTACATATTGCCTACTGGCCGAATGACCTTGGCGGGCGTTTCCTGCCGAGTTTTACGAAGCGATTCGGCCTGTGCTTTCCCACGTGCTTCGGCAATGGCTTCGGCGAAGTTGGCGAACAGAATGGTCAGTAAAAGAATTGCCGTGATGGCGATGTTATACCCCAGCGATCCCTGCGATGTATCGCCCGTGATGGCGATGTAAGCCGTTACCAGTACCATAACGATGGTACCGATTTCGACCGTAAACATAACCGGGTTCTTGATTAGAATTGAGGGACTTAATTTGACAAACGACTCCCGGATAGCCGTGCCAACGAGCTCGCGCTGGAACAGAGAAGGGGATGAATTTTGCTTTGCCATTTTTTTATGTTGTCTGGACCGGTGATTCGCCAATTGGCTTTATCTGAAAATCGGAGAAATCGCCGGTCGGATTACTTGAGTGAGAAATATTCGGCTAGTGGACCAAGGGCCAGTGCCGGGAAGAACGAAAGTGCGGTGATGATGATAATAACGGCAAAGGTCATGAGGCCGAACGTCGCTGTGTCGGTAGGCAAAGTGCCCGACGATTCAGGAACGTATTTTTTCTTCGCCAGCAGACCCGCTATTGCTACCGGACCAATGATCGGAATAAACCGGCCCAGAATCAGGACAATACCCGTTGCGAAGTTCCAGAAAAAGTTGTTGTCGCCCAGGCCTTCAAAGCCCGATCCGTTGTTGGCGTTGGCCGAGGTGAACTCATATAATATTTCCGAGAAGCCGTGGTTTGCCGGATTGTTGAGCCAGGCTGAGGGCTTAACAGCCATGTCGAACGCGACCCCGGCAGCACTGGAGTACTTAACAAAAAACCAGGCAGCCAAAGCCGTGCCGCCTTTCACCAGTAATGTACTCAGCAGTGCTACGATGGATGCAATCTTGATCTCACGGGCTTCTACTTTTCGACCGAATAGTTCGGGTGTTCGTCCGACCATCAGTCCGGAAATAAACACGGCGATAATCAGGTAGTAGTAATAATTCAGGAAGCCGACGCCACAGCCGCCATAGAAGGCATTGGTCATCATACCCAGCAGTTCCATGGTACCCGAGAGAGCCATTGACGAATCGTGCATGGAGTTGACCGAACCCGTTGAAATAATGGTCGTTACGATGCTCCAGTAGGCAGATGCCAGCGGCCCAAACCGAACCTCTTTCCCTTCCATAGCTCCCGTGGGCTGGCTCACACCCAAGTGTGCTATGGCTGGGTTGCCATGGACTTCGGTTACCAGCGTTGGTATCAGCAGACAGAGCATGCCGAGCGTCATGACACTATAGACCACCCAGGTAAACCGACGGCGGTTGATCAGGAAGCCGAGGGCAAAAAGCATCGCAATCGGAATGAGCACCTGCGCCACCATTTCGACTATGTTGGTGAAATAGTTTGGGTTTTCGAGTGGATGAGCTGAGTTAGCACCAAACCAGCCACCGCCGTTGGTACCGACGTGTTTGATGGCGATCATACCAGCCGCTGGTCCGCGGGAAACGCCAACCGTATCACCCTGCATGGTTACGATACTGTCCTTGCCATCAAAGCTGGCCGGTGTTCCATTAAATGTCAGGAGCAGAGCCACTATGAAGGAAATTGGCAGCAAGATTCGAGTGATCGACTTTACGAAAAACACATAGAAGTTGCCGACGGTGTCTACTACTTTAGGCAGAAACGACCGCACAACGAGCAGCAGCGATGCAATACCTGTTGCCGCCGACGTAAACATCAGGAAGTTCATAACGAACAACTGCGTCAGATAGGTGGCACCCGATTCGCCCGAATAGTGCTGCAAATCGCAGTTGACCATAAAGCTGATGGCCGTATTAAACGCCAGATCAGGCGTCATGGACGGATTTTCGTCCGGGTTAAGCGGAAGAATGCCTTGCAGCAGAAGCAGCGTAAAGGCGAAAGCCAGCCACACGGCGTTGATCGTTAGTAGGGCAACGAGGTTTTCTTTCCAACTCATTTCGCGGGTTGGATCGATACCTCCTATGCGATAAATGAACCGTTCCAGCGGTCCGTTGGCCGATTCAGGTTTAAAGACGTTGGCAATGTATTTGCCCAGCGGAATGGCCAGCAGAACGGTTATTCCGTACATGGCTATAACGCCTATTAATTCAGTTGACATGGTGAATGTGTGTTACTCCCACACCGGGAGAGACGTTCGGGTTAAAATTTTTCTGGTTTTATCAGCACGTACAGCATGTACGCGAAAACCATCAGCGAGATGATGAATAAGCCTGTGAGCATGATAAGGATTGACTGATTGAATTATTGAATGATAGAGTGAGTGTATGTCAGTCCAGATTCAATCATTCCGTA comes from Spirosoma aureum and encodes:
- the kdpA gene encoding potassium-transporting ATPase subunit KdpA, producing the protein MSTELIGVIAMYGITVLLAIPLGKYIANVFKPESANGPLERFIYRIGGIDPTREMSWKENLVALLTINAVWLAFAFTLLLLQGILPLNPDENPSMTPDLAFNTAISFMVNCDLQHYSGESGATYLTQLFVMNFLMFTSAATGIASLLLVVRSFLPKVVDTVGNFYVFFVKSITRILLPISFIVALLLTFNGTPASFDGKDSIVTMQGDTVGVSRGPAAGMIAIKHVGTNGGGWFGANSAHPLENPNYFTNIVEMVAQVLIPIAMLFALGFLINRRRFTWVVYSVMTLGMLCLLIPTLVTEVHGNPAIAHLGVSQPTGAMEGKEVRFGPLASAYWSIVTTIISTGSVNSMHDSSMALSGTMELLGMMTNAFYGGCGVGFLNYYYYLIIAVFISGLMVGRTPELFGRKVEAREIKIASIVALLSTLLVKGGTALAAWFFVKYSSAAGVAFDMAVKPSAWLNNPANHGFSEILYEFTSANANNGSGFEGLGDNNFFWNFATGIVLILGRFIPIIGPVAIAGLLAKKKYVPESSGTLPTDTATFGLMTFAVIIIITALSFFPALALGPLAEYFSLK
- a CDS encoding potassium-transporting ATPase subunit F, whose protein sequence is MLTGLFIISLMVFAYMLYVLIKPEKF